The following nucleotide sequence is from Synechococcus sp. KORDI-52.
GCAGCTCCTACCCGTATGGAAGCTCTGCTGATGGAGCGGCTCCCCGCCCTGCTGCCGCAGGTGGGTGTGGATGCTCTGGCTGAGGTGGCCAAAGCCGCGGTGTTGGACACCCAGGTTTCACCAACCATCAATCTCAACGGGATTTTTGAACTCGTCCCCGCTGATGTCACCACGCAGCAGGCCCTGCAGACGATGCTCTCGGAGCTGATGCATCAGTTGCTTGCCGAGGCTGCCGACCGGGGCCTGGAGGAATCGTTCTTCCTGCATGTGGCTCCCAACCTGGGCCGTGATGCACAAGGTCAGGAACGGATCAAGTCTGCTGCTGCTGGAGATGTGGGAACCACCGACATTCAATTCATGCTCACCGGATCGATCAAGGAGGCCGGCCTTCTGGTGCTGCTCAATCAGCACATCCAGCGCCGTTGGGGTGAATCTCCCCTGGGTGAGAGCTTCAATGTGCGAACGGCTCCCCACGATCCCCAAGCGCTGTTGGCGTTGGCGCAGCAGCGCATCCCCGCGGAACGGATGCCACTGCTGGTGGGGGTGGGAGACACGGTCACATCCACGGCATCGGCTGATGGCACCGGTTGGCTTCGTGGAGGGAGCGATCGCGGTTTCCTCAACCTTCTGCAGGACCTTGGCCGCTGGTGCGGTCAACCCAATCGCGTTGTTCTCGTTGACAGCAGCCATGGAGAAGTGGACCGGCCCAGCCATGCCGATGGGAGCTTGCAAGGCATCACCGATCCGGAAGATCCCCTGCGGCTTGACGCGCTCATGCCCGATGGCCCGGAGCAGTACATCGCCTGGTTCCGTCAGCTCTCCAAGCGTCGCCGGGTGGGTTGATTAGCTGCTTAGCAGCGGAGCATCTGTTTCTCTCGCCTGGAGCTGTTCTGTCTGGAAGAATCAGCCTCATCCGCGTAGATCCGGTGGCTGTTGTTGAGACCGTTTTCCCGCCCCTGAAGCGCGGACAGCTCACAACATTGCAGGTGAATCTCGGCTACCGCTGCAACCAAAGCTGTGCCCATTGCCATGTCAATGCAGGGCCCACCCGCACCGAGATGATGGCTGCGGATCTGCTGGCGTTGATTCCGCAGATCCTTGAACGGCATTCCATCTCCTGCCTCGATCTCACTGGGGGGGCGCCGGAGTTGCACCCTGGCTTTCGCGCGTTGGTGCGCCAGGCACGGTCGCTCGGCACCGCCGTGATTGACCGTTGC
It contains:
- the stpA gene encoding glucosylglycerol 3-phosphatase — encoded protein: MPRLTPDQLLQELTGAEDLLIVQDLDGVCMPLVKDPLTRRMDAAYVDAVAALDGQFAVLTNGEHEGRRGVNRLVEQALGDSDLPRREGRYLPGLAAGGVQLQDRFGDLSHPGVSPAEMAFLAAAPTRMEALLMERLPALLPQVGVDALAEVAKAAVLDTQVSPTINLNGIFELVPADVTTQQALQTMLSELMHQLLAEAADRGLEESFFLHVAPNLGRDAQGQERIKSAAAGDVGTTDIQFMLTGSIKEAGLLVLLNQHIQRRWGESPLGESFNVRTAPHDPQALLALAQQRIPAERMPLLVGVGDTVTSTASADGTGWLRGGSDRGFLNLLQDLGRWCGQPNRVVLVDSSHGEVDRPSHADGSLQGITDPEDPLRLDALMPDGPEQYIAWFRQLSKRRRVG